In the Tetrapisispora phaffii CBS 4417 chromosome 7, complete genome genome, one interval contains:
- the TPHA0G03790 gene encoding uncharacterized protein: MPEQQLIASLYTIQNTLRPLGNDERPEDYSRTIEENIYAESFIEERIKEIIPNKNYAVLFLHKYYNIKNIALPLLERQNVRDSKNFEQVYFLFEAITQSELVEKKLRRSCTQIYITQIQNFSIIFCANNSYLLPIICPSFMRLHILKDQFPYIILQSLVNDDIISFDKFFQKVKEEVKRIKEQSNTVYRLNLNDMKKMSFLKSNFETCIDSQMIGNQPILRFLNEQKRVFKKNRHIDDCCCSILQSVKESQLKADEMSNYISEADEELNRLYEVRVTSFRGIFVTLIVFTSIFIAGLFKDIYNHSASTGIIIAFILLVIFCGICFLILILLYWHISLLWFLPLNRNTDEKNNEENSNTRDLEIVYSEFEQGHNSNSSSVRTNPENV; the protein is encoded by the coding sequence ATGCCAGAACAACAACTAATTGCAAGTCTCTATACCATCCAAAACACGCTTCGCCCTTTGGGTAATGATGAGAGACCTGAAGATTACTCGAgaacaattgaagaaaatatttatgCTGAAAGCTTTATAGAGGAGAGgattaaagaaattatacCTAACAAGAATTATGCAGTTCTCTTTTTGCACAAATACTAcaacattaaaaatatagcGCTTCCCTTACTTGAAAGACAAAATGTTAGAGACTCAAAAAACTTCGAGCaggtatattttttatttgaggCCATTACACAGTCTGAACTAGTAGAAAAGAAACTACGCAGATCATGTACCCAAATTTACATAACGCAAATTCAAAACTTctcaattatattttgtgCAAACAATAGCTACTTATTACCCATCATTTGCCCCAGTTTTATGAGGTTGCATATTTTGAAGGATCAGTTTCCTTATATCATTTTACAATCGCTAGTAAATGATGATATCATATCATTCGACAAATTCTTCCAGAAAGTAAAGGAAGAAgttaaaagaataaaagaACAAAGCAATACGGTTTATAGGTTAAATCTAAATgatatgaaaaaaatgtcgtttttaaaatctaatTTCGAAACATGTATCGATTCCCAGATGATTGGGAATCAGCCAATTTTGCGTTTCctaaatgaacaaaaacGGGTATTCAAGAAAAATCGACATATTGATGACTGCTGCTGTAGTATATTGCAGTCAGTTAAAGAATCACAGTTGAAAGCGGATGAAATGTCGAATTACATTAGTGAAGCCgatgaagaattaaatcGGTTATATGAGGTAAGAGTTACTTCATTTCGTGGTATTTTTGTAACGCTGATTGTATTTACATCAATATTTATCGCCGGGCTTTTTAAAGATATCTACAATCACAGTGCCTCTACAGGGATAATTATtgcatttatattattggtGATATTTTGTGGGAtatgttttttaattttgatattattgtaTTGGCATATCTCTCTTTTATGGTTCCTGCCGTTAAACAGGAACACGGATGAGAAAAACAATGAAGAAAACTCGAACACAAGAGATTTAGAAATAGTATATTCTGAGTTTGAACAAGGtcataattcaaattccaGCAGTGTTAGAACAAACCCTGAAAATGTATAA
- the TPHA0G03780 gene encoding uncharacterized protein — protein MQIEITPYLEKADEDKISVISDVRSLKNTNDSEYTFTSDSENEVLSPGVHNAKIYGKYYTEPYQRIMIFFSLFLICYAYGLDKKTRTTYVTLATSSYKEHSLMSTVTCITKVISAAGQIWFARASDIFGRKLIFGLSVIFYVIGTVIESQATEISRYAGGECLYGLGHAGIVLTTELYAADFSNLNWRVVAAAAPMLPNIINTWVSGNITADVDENWKWGIGMWAFIFPISCLPLIGCLLHMRYKAQKNNEELKPVFVKPSNMSYKEYLVDVFFWKSDIIGLILLVGVFGLVLVPITLAGGLNKKWNEAQIIVPEVLGWTLALPLYVFWENKFAKYPIIKLETVRDSGIWSALSISLFIDFCFYMHETYLVTFLLVAVNESKKSATRINSLSTFVTVITGFFLGLAIVRIRRTKISIVFGTLVWFVAHGLFIEYNGGLRSHSGLIGAICLLGFGNGFIRFPVRASIQVSVGTHEKLAIVTSLFLAVGSIGTAIGSAVAGAIWSNVLPGQIESRISNATIAASAYSSPTTFIKKYKWGTEYRTAVVSAYGYVWKILNITGLVLVLPLLISALFLRDRKLESVLAFDEVTDTEGYSENEKVQQKKHKSFMDYFN, from the coding sequence ATGCAAATCGAGATTACTCCGTATTTGGAGAAAGCTGACGAAGACAAAATCAGTGTCATTTCCGATGTCAgatcattgaaaaatacaaatgaTTCAGAGTATACTTTTACGAGTGACTCGGAAAATGAGGTGCTGAGTCCTGGTGTGCATAATGCAAAAATTTATGGAAAGTACTATACCGAACCTTACCAAAGaattatgatatttttctcattatttttaatctGTTATGCATACGGGTTGGATAAAAAAACCCGAACCACATATGTTACTTTAGCGACATCATCATATAAAGAACATTCATTAATGTCCACTGTAACGTGCATTACAAAAGTGATATCTGCGGCTGGTCAAATTTGGTTTGCAAGAGCCTCTGACATATTTGGtagaaaattaattttcGGACTTTCTGTTATTTTTTATGTTATCGGTACGGTTATTGAGTCACAAGCAACTGAAATTTCCAGATACGCTGGTGGTGAATGTTTATATGGTTTGGGTCATGCTGGTATAGTGTTAACTACAGAACTTTATGCTGCTGATTTCTCCAATTTAAATTGGAGAGTGGTTGCTGCCGCTGCTCCCATGTTAccaaatattataaatactTGGGTCAGTGGTAATATTACCGCTGACGTAGATGAAAATTGGAAATGGGGTATTGGAATGTGGGCTTTTATCTTCCCCATTTCGTGTTTGCCTTTAATTGGATGTTTATTGCATATGAGATATAAAGctcaaaaaaataatgaagagTTAAAACCAGTTTTTGTTAAACCTAGTAATATGTCTTATAAGGAATATTTAGTAGATGTATTTTTTTGGAAGTCTGATATTATTGGATTAATATTGCTAGTCGGTGTTTTTGGTTTAGTCTTGGTCCCTATTACGTTGGCAGGTGGtctcaataaaaaatggaatGAAGCTCAAATAATTGTTCCCGAAGTCTTAGGTTGGACGCTTGCGTTACCCTTATACGTTTTCTGGGAAAACAAATTTGCTAAATATCCTATTATTAAACTAGAGACAGTTAGGGACAGTGGTATCTGGTCTGCTTTGTCTATTTCCCTTTTCATCGACTTTTGTTTTTACATGCATGAAACATACTTGGTAACATTTTTGCTTGTTGCTGTTAATGAGTCCAAGAAATCGGCTACGAGAATCAATTCATTATCGACATTCGTTACTGTCATCACTGGGTTTTTTCTAGGTTTAGCTATTGTGAGAAtaagaagaacaaaaatatcaattgtttTCGGTACTTTAGTTTGGTTCGTCGCCCATggtttatttattgaatataatggTGGTTTACGTTCACATTCGGGTTTGATTGGTGCTATCTGTTTGTTAGGTTTTGGTAACGGTTTTATAAGATTTCCTGTAAGAGCCTCTATTCAAGTATCTGTAGGTACGCATGAAAAGTTAGCTATCGTGacttctttatttttagcCGTTGGTAGTATTGGGACTGCCATAGGCTCTGCTGTTGCGGGTGCCATATGGTCAAATGTGCTTCCAGGTCAAATTGAGTCACGTATTTCAAATGCCACAATTGCTGCAAGTGCCTACAGTTCACCAACTACATTCATTAAGAAATACAAATGGGGTACCGAATACAGAACTGCAGTAGTTTCTGCATATGGCTATGTTTGGAAAATTTTAAACATCACTGGTTTAGTGCTTGTTCTCCCATTGTTAATTTCCGCATTGTTCTTAAGAGATAGAAAACTGGAGAGTGTTCTTGCTTTCGATGAAGTTACTGACACTGAGGGCTACTCAGAAAATGAGAAAGTGCAGCAAAAGAAGCATAAATCATTTATggattattttaattag
- the TPHA0G03800 gene encoding uncharacterized protein yields the protein MFIWKSRKNQTEAKEPPKFDVSFTVIKCEAINELYESIVIAGDGDSWDSPLYEQLKALHHYTRPNASALLAIGNDDVNTLYVSSPFGMSKCKNKVYVDINKTKKIDFEKLNQQIQARFLEQPLRRKTNTPKRMLDRRFADGTDHLNPIKSVEYLPLYRNDYTPVIFLKCSYENAKRTAKLVAIEGKRWDDDISLKFFPDIFYSYLKYPIQFVTSKIEGSEYSQLELCGVPNRNISIAMFNYMRDRHLEELGYKLVNHQGDSEVILIEPVERTKDDDPHESIEEAPPSYDTLF from the coding sequence ATGTTTATATGGAAGTCGAGAAAAAACCAAACAGAGGCCAAAGAACCGCCTAAGTTTGATGTTTCTTTCACTGTTATAAAATGTGAAGCAATTAATGAGCTTTATGAGAGTATAGTTATTGCAGGTGACGGAGATAGTTGGGACTCACCTTTGTATGAACAGTTAAAAGCATTACATCATTACACTAGACCCAATGCGTCTGCACTACTTGCAATAGGAAACGATGATGTCAATACATTATACGTCTCTTCACCCTTTGGAATGTCTAAATGTAAAAATAAGGTTTATGTGGATATAAATAAGACTAAGAAAatagattttgaaaagcTCAACCAACAAATACAAGCTCGGTTTTTGGAGCAACCGTTAAGGAGAAAAACAAACACTCCGAAGAGAATGCTTGATAGGAGGTTTGCCGATGGCACAGATCATTTGAATCCTATTAAATCGGTGGAATATCTTCCTCTGTATCGGAACGATTATACCCCTGTTATATTTCTCAAATGCAGTTATGAGAATGCCAAGAGGACTGCCAAACTCGTAGCAATTGAAGGAAAACGATGggatgatgatatttctCTAAAGTTCTTTCCAGACATATTTTATTCGTATTTGAAATATCCTATTCAATTTGTAACATCTAAAATTGAAGGTTCTGAATATTCTCAACTGGAACTCTGCGGTGTACCAAATCGAAACATTTCTATCGCTATGTTTAATTATATGAGGGATCGCCATTTAGAGGAGCTGGGCTATAAGTTAGTAAATCATCAGGGGGATTCGGAAGTTATATTAATAGAACCAGTAGAACGTACGAAAGATGATGATCCGCATGAGAGTATTGAAGAAGCTCCTCCATCCTATGATACTCTTTTTTAG